The Triticum dicoccoides isolate Atlit2015 ecotype Zavitan chromosome 6A, WEW_v2.0, whole genome shotgun sequence genome has a window encoding:
- the LOC119317404 gene encoding protein argonaute 1A-like isoform X2 has product MVKNKRYTPPSARGSTETRSAPRTPGQDPSQRVERAQQHGGGGRLHANTQYSQQGGRGGGQHLSSGGHFQDPASHQPFGGPVKYQAHGYYGHGAPRQRGTPQPYHDGHRSGSHGRGVPATPSVTLPELHQAPQVQNQVPVLRPSPPETGSSSLHVEMNTGQVQLQFQQLDIPGQSSSRQGIQSAPSSTKSVRFPMRPGKGTFGSRCIVKANHFSAELPDKDLHQYDVSITPDIPSLGVNRAVIGQLVTLFRHSLLGGRLPAYDGRKSLYTAGPLPFTSRTFNIVLQDEDDKLGGAQVAQRREKHFTVAIKFAARADLHHLAMFLAGKQPDAPQEAIQVLDIVLRELPTARYSPVARSFYSPNLGRRQQLGDGLESWRGFYQSIRPTQMGLSLNIDMSSTAFIEPLPVIDFVAQLLNRNVSVRPLSDADRVKIKKALRGVKVEVTHRGNMRRKYRIFGLTSQATRELTFPIDDHGTVKTVLKYFQETYGFNIQHTTLPCLQVGNQQRPNFLPMEVCKIVEGQRYSKRLNEKQITALLKVTCQHPQQRELDILQTVNHNAYHEDPYAREFGIRIDERLASVEARVLPPPRLKYHDSGREKDVLPRIGQWNMRHKKMVNGGRVKEWICINFARNVQDSAARSFCRQLADMCEISGMDFSKDPLLPPLCTRAEHVERALRAHYRDAMNLLKPLGRELDLLIAILPDNNGPLYGNLKRICETDLGLVSQCCLTKHVFKTTQQYLANVALKINVKVGGRNTVLVDALSRRIPLVSDRPTIIFGADVTHPHPGEDSSPSIAAVVASQDWPEVTKYAGLVSAQTRRQELIQDLFKVWQDPQRGTVNGGMVRELLLSFHRSTGQKPQRIIFYRDGVSEGQFYQVLLYELDAIRKACASLESNYQPPVTFVVVQKRHHTRLFANNHNDQRSVDTKSGNILPGTVVDSKICHPTEFDFYLCSHAGIQGTSRPAHYHVLWDENNFTADGLQTLTNNLCYTYARCTRSVSIVPPAYYAHLAAFRARFYMEPDTSDGGSVASGATTSRAPPGARGGSRAAGNVAVKPLPELKENVKRVMFYC; this is encoded by the exons ATGGTGAAAAATAAAAGATATACCCCCCCTAGCGCACGGGGAAGTACTGAAACTCGCAGTGCTCCAAGAACCCCTGGTCAGGATCCATCACAGCGGGTTGAGAGAGCTCAACAGCATGGAGGTGGCGGTCGGCTACATGCCAATACTCAATATTCTCAACAAGGTGGTCGTGGTGGTGGACAACACCTGAGTTCTGGTGGACATTTTCAGGATCCAGCATCACATCAACCATTTGGTGGTCCTGTTAAGTATCAAGCACATGGGTATTATGGCCATGGTGCCCCACGCCAAAGAGGAACACCACAACCATACCATGATGGGCATAGGAGTGGGAGTCATGGACGCGGAGTTCCTGCTACTCCATCAGTAACACTTCCCGAACTGCACCAAGCTCCACAAGTCCAGAACCAAGTTCCGGTGCTTAGACCTTCACCACCCGAAACTGGCTCATCCTCACTACATGTTGAGATGAACACTGGACAAGTCCAGTTACAGTTTCAGCAACTTGATATCCCAGGTCAAAGTTCCTCTAGACAAGGTATCCAATCAGCACCATCGTCGACTAAATCAGTAAGATTTCCAATGCGGCCTGGCAAGGGTACATTTGGCAGTAGGTGCATCGTGAAAGCAAATCATTTCTCTGCTGAATTGCCTGATAAAGATCTTCACCAGTATGAT GTATCTATAACTCCCGACATTCCTTCCCTTGGTGTCAATCGTGCTGTCATAGGACAACTTGTAACACTCTTCAGACATTCTCTTTTGGGTGGTCGTCTTCCTGCCTATGATGGAAGGAAGAGCCTATATACTGCTGGACCGTTGCCATTTACTTCTAGGACCTTTAATATTGTTCTACAGGATGAGGATGATAAACTTGGTGGTGCGCAAGTTGCACAAAG GCGCGAAAAACATTTTACGGTCGCCATCAAATTTGCCGCGCGTGCCGATCTCCATCATTTAGCTATGTTTTTAGCTGGGAAGCAACCAGATGCTCCTCAAGAAGCTATTCAAGTGCTTGACATTGTTCTACGTGAATTACCTACTGCAAG GTATTCCCCAGTTGCCAGGTCATTTTATTCACCGAACTTAGGGAGGCGCCAGCAACTTGGTGATGGCTTGGAAAGTTGGCGTGGTTTTTACCAGAGCATACGGCCCACACAGATGGGACTTTCACTGAATATTG ATATGTCATCTACAGCGTTCATTGAGCCTCTTCCTGTGATTGATTTCGTTGCACAACTCTTGAACAGAAACGTCTCAGTCAGACCATTATCAGATGCTGACCGTGTGAAG ATCAAGAAGGCTCTACGAGGTGTAAAGGTTGAGGTCACACATAGAGGCAATATGCGCAGAAAGTATCGTATATTTGGTCTTACCTCACAAGCAACAAGAGAATTAAC TTTCCCTATAGATGATCATGGTACTGTTAAGACAGTATTGAAGTACTTCCAGGAGACGTATGGTTTTAACATTCAGCACACCACTTTACCTTGCTTGCAAGTGGGTAACCAACAGAGACCGAATTTTCTTCCGATGGAG GTATGTAAGATTGTTGAGGGACAGCGTTACTCGAAACGACTGAATGAGAAGCAGATAACTGCTCTTCTTAAGGTGACCTGCCAGCATCCCCAACAGCGGGAGCTGGACATTTTGCAG ACGGTGAATCACAACGCATACCATGAGGATCCATATGCACGGGAGTTTGGTATAAGGATTGATGAACGTCTTGCATCAGTTGAAGCTCGAGTCCTACCTCCCCCTAGA CTTAAGTACCACGATAGTGGCAGAGAGAAGGATGTATTGCCAAGAATTGGCCAATGGAATATGAGGCATAAG AAAATGGTCAATGGTGGTAGAGTTAAGGAGTGGATATGTATTAACTTTGCTCGGAATGTCCAAGATAGTGCTGCCAGGAGTTTCTGTCGTCAGCTGGCTGACATGTGCGAAATATCTGGAATG GACTTCTCAAAGGATCCTCTGCTTCCTCCTTTATGTACGAGAGCTGAGCATGTAGAAAGAGCACTCAGGGCACACTATCGAGATGCTATGAATCTTCTGAAACCACTGGGCAGGGAGCTTGACCTGCTCATTGCAATTTTGCCTGACAATAATGGTCCTCTTTATG GTAATCTCAAAAGAATATGCGAGACAGATCTTGGATTGGTCTCTCAATGCTGTCTCACGAAACATGTTTTTAAGACGACACAGCAGTATCTTGCAAACGTCGCCCTTAAAATCAATGTTAAG GTGGGAGGGAGAAATACTGTACTTGTTGATGCTCTGTCAAGGAGAATTCCCCTTGTTAGTGACAGACCAACCATTATATTTGGTGCTGATGTTACCCATCCTCATCCTGGAGAAGATTCTAGCCCTTCCATTGCAGCT GTTGTTGCTTCTCAAGATTGGCCTGAGGTCACCAAATATGCTGGATTGGTGAGTGCACAAACCCGTCGCCAGGAGTTGATACAAGATCTTTTTAAAGTATGGCAAGATCCTCAGAGAGGGACTGTAAATGGTGGAATGGTTAG AGAACTTCTCCTTTCCTTTCATAGATCAACTGGACAGAAACCCCAAAGGATCATATTCTATAG GGATGGTGTTAGCGAAGGACAGTTCTATCAGGTTCTGTTGTATGAGCTTGATGCGATTAGAAAG GCGTGCGCATCCTTGGAGTCCAATTATCAGCCACCTGTTACCTTTGTGGTGGTCCAGAAGCGCCATCATACACGGCTATTTGCTAATAACCACAACGATCAGCGAAGTGTTGACACAAAAAGTGGAAACATACTGCCTG gTACTGTGGTTGATTCAAAGATATGCCATCCTACCGAGTTCGATTTCTACCTTTGTAGCCATGCTGGTATTCAG GGAACAAGCCGCCCTGCGCATTACCATGTCCTTTGGGATGAGAACAATTTTACCGCGGATGGTTTACAGACTCTCACGAACAATTTGTGTTACAC CTACGCAAGGTGCACCCGTTCTGTATCGATTG TGCCTCCGGCATACTATGCTCACCTCGCGGCTTTTCGAGCTCGGTTCTACATGGAACCGGATACCTCCGATGGTGGCTCGGTCGCGAGCGGTGCCACGACAAGCCGTGCCCCTCCTGGTGCACGCGGCGGCAGTAGAGCTGCAGGGAATGTTGCTGTTAAGCCTCTGCCTGAGCTCAAGGAAAACGTGAAGCGTGTCATGTTTTACTGCTGA
- the LOC119317404 gene encoding protein argonaute 1A-like isoform X1 — protein sequence MASRTDNGYSPHDQALTMVKNKRYTPPSARGSTETRSAPRTPGQDPSQRVERAQQHGGGGRLHANTQYSQQGGRGGGQHLSSGGHFQDPASHQPFGGPVKYQAHGYYGHGAPRQRGTPQPYHDGHRSGSHGRGVPATPSVTLPELHQAPQVQNQVPVLRPSPPETGSSSLHVEMNTGQVQLQFQQLDIPGQSSSRQGIQSAPSSTKSVRFPMRPGKGTFGSRCIVKANHFSAELPDKDLHQYDVSITPDIPSLGVNRAVIGQLVTLFRHSLLGGRLPAYDGRKSLYTAGPLPFTSRTFNIVLQDEDDKLGGAQVAQRREKHFTVAIKFAARADLHHLAMFLAGKQPDAPQEAIQVLDIVLRELPTARYSPVARSFYSPNLGRRQQLGDGLESWRGFYQSIRPTQMGLSLNIDMSSTAFIEPLPVIDFVAQLLNRNVSVRPLSDADRVKIKKALRGVKVEVTHRGNMRRKYRIFGLTSQATRELTFPIDDHGTVKTVLKYFQETYGFNIQHTTLPCLQVGNQQRPNFLPMEVCKIVEGQRYSKRLNEKQITALLKVTCQHPQQRELDILQTVNHNAYHEDPYAREFGIRIDERLASVEARVLPPPRLKYHDSGREKDVLPRIGQWNMRHKKMVNGGRVKEWICINFARNVQDSAARSFCRQLADMCEISGMDFSKDPLLPPLCTRAEHVERALRAHYRDAMNLLKPLGRELDLLIAILPDNNGPLYGNLKRICETDLGLVSQCCLTKHVFKTTQQYLANVALKINVKVGGRNTVLVDALSRRIPLVSDRPTIIFGADVTHPHPGEDSSPSIAAVVASQDWPEVTKYAGLVSAQTRRQELIQDLFKVWQDPQRGTVNGGMVRELLLSFHRSTGQKPQRIIFYRDGVSEGQFYQVLLYELDAIRKACASLESNYQPPVTFVVVQKRHHTRLFANNHNDQRSVDTKSGNILPGTVVDSKICHPTEFDFYLCSHAGIQGTSRPAHYHVLWDENNFTADGLQTLTNNLCYTYARCTRSVSIVPPAYYAHLAAFRARFYMEPDTSDGGSVASGATTSRAPPGARGGSRAAGNVAVKPLPELKENVKRVMFYC from the exons CTTTAACTATGGTGAAAAATAAAAGATATACCCCCCCTAGCGCACGGGGAAGTACTGAAACTCGCAGTGCTCCAAGAACCCCTGGTCAGGATCCATCACAGCGGGTTGAGAGAGCTCAACAGCATGGAGGTGGCGGTCGGCTACATGCCAATACTCAATATTCTCAACAAGGTGGTCGTGGTGGTGGACAACACCTGAGTTCTGGTGGACATTTTCAGGATCCAGCATCACATCAACCATTTGGTGGTCCTGTTAAGTATCAAGCACATGGGTATTATGGCCATGGTGCCCCACGCCAAAGAGGAACACCACAACCATACCATGATGGGCATAGGAGTGGGAGTCATGGACGCGGAGTTCCTGCTACTCCATCAGTAACACTTCCCGAACTGCACCAAGCTCCACAAGTCCAGAACCAAGTTCCGGTGCTTAGACCTTCACCACCCGAAACTGGCTCATCCTCACTACATGTTGAGATGAACACTGGACAAGTCCAGTTACAGTTTCAGCAACTTGATATCCCAGGTCAAAGTTCCTCTAGACAAGGTATCCAATCAGCACCATCGTCGACTAAATCAGTAAGATTTCCAATGCGGCCTGGCAAGGGTACATTTGGCAGTAGGTGCATCGTGAAAGCAAATCATTTCTCTGCTGAATTGCCTGATAAAGATCTTCACCAGTATGAT GTATCTATAACTCCCGACATTCCTTCCCTTGGTGTCAATCGTGCTGTCATAGGACAACTTGTAACACTCTTCAGACATTCTCTTTTGGGTGGTCGTCTTCCTGCCTATGATGGAAGGAAGAGCCTATATACTGCTGGACCGTTGCCATTTACTTCTAGGACCTTTAATATTGTTCTACAGGATGAGGATGATAAACTTGGTGGTGCGCAAGTTGCACAAAG GCGCGAAAAACATTTTACGGTCGCCATCAAATTTGCCGCGCGTGCCGATCTCCATCATTTAGCTATGTTTTTAGCTGGGAAGCAACCAGATGCTCCTCAAGAAGCTATTCAAGTGCTTGACATTGTTCTACGTGAATTACCTACTGCAAG GTATTCCCCAGTTGCCAGGTCATTTTATTCACCGAACTTAGGGAGGCGCCAGCAACTTGGTGATGGCTTGGAAAGTTGGCGTGGTTTTTACCAGAGCATACGGCCCACACAGATGGGACTTTCACTGAATATTG ATATGTCATCTACAGCGTTCATTGAGCCTCTTCCTGTGATTGATTTCGTTGCACAACTCTTGAACAGAAACGTCTCAGTCAGACCATTATCAGATGCTGACCGTGTGAAG ATCAAGAAGGCTCTACGAGGTGTAAAGGTTGAGGTCACACATAGAGGCAATATGCGCAGAAAGTATCGTATATTTGGTCTTACCTCACAAGCAACAAGAGAATTAAC TTTCCCTATAGATGATCATGGTACTGTTAAGACAGTATTGAAGTACTTCCAGGAGACGTATGGTTTTAACATTCAGCACACCACTTTACCTTGCTTGCAAGTGGGTAACCAACAGAGACCGAATTTTCTTCCGATGGAG GTATGTAAGATTGTTGAGGGACAGCGTTACTCGAAACGACTGAATGAGAAGCAGATAACTGCTCTTCTTAAGGTGACCTGCCAGCATCCCCAACAGCGGGAGCTGGACATTTTGCAG ACGGTGAATCACAACGCATACCATGAGGATCCATATGCACGGGAGTTTGGTATAAGGATTGATGAACGTCTTGCATCAGTTGAAGCTCGAGTCCTACCTCCCCCTAGA CTTAAGTACCACGATAGTGGCAGAGAGAAGGATGTATTGCCAAGAATTGGCCAATGGAATATGAGGCATAAG AAAATGGTCAATGGTGGTAGAGTTAAGGAGTGGATATGTATTAACTTTGCTCGGAATGTCCAAGATAGTGCTGCCAGGAGTTTCTGTCGTCAGCTGGCTGACATGTGCGAAATATCTGGAATG GACTTCTCAAAGGATCCTCTGCTTCCTCCTTTATGTACGAGAGCTGAGCATGTAGAAAGAGCACTCAGGGCACACTATCGAGATGCTATGAATCTTCTGAAACCACTGGGCAGGGAGCTTGACCTGCTCATTGCAATTTTGCCTGACAATAATGGTCCTCTTTATG GTAATCTCAAAAGAATATGCGAGACAGATCTTGGATTGGTCTCTCAATGCTGTCTCACGAAACATGTTTTTAAGACGACACAGCAGTATCTTGCAAACGTCGCCCTTAAAATCAATGTTAAG GTGGGAGGGAGAAATACTGTACTTGTTGATGCTCTGTCAAGGAGAATTCCCCTTGTTAGTGACAGACCAACCATTATATTTGGTGCTGATGTTACCCATCCTCATCCTGGAGAAGATTCTAGCCCTTCCATTGCAGCT GTTGTTGCTTCTCAAGATTGGCCTGAGGTCACCAAATATGCTGGATTGGTGAGTGCACAAACCCGTCGCCAGGAGTTGATACAAGATCTTTTTAAAGTATGGCAAGATCCTCAGAGAGGGACTGTAAATGGTGGAATGGTTAG AGAACTTCTCCTTTCCTTTCATAGATCAACTGGACAGAAACCCCAAAGGATCATATTCTATAG GGATGGTGTTAGCGAAGGACAGTTCTATCAGGTTCTGTTGTATGAGCTTGATGCGATTAGAAAG GCGTGCGCATCCTTGGAGTCCAATTATCAGCCACCTGTTACCTTTGTGGTGGTCCAGAAGCGCCATCATACACGGCTATTTGCTAATAACCACAACGATCAGCGAAGTGTTGACACAAAAAGTGGAAACATACTGCCTG gTACTGTGGTTGATTCAAAGATATGCCATCCTACCGAGTTCGATTTCTACCTTTGTAGCCATGCTGGTATTCAG GGAACAAGCCGCCCTGCGCATTACCATGTCCTTTGGGATGAGAACAATTTTACCGCGGATGGTTTACAGACTCTCACGAACAATTTGTGTTACAC CTACGCAAGGTGCACCCGTTCTGTATCGATTG TGCCTCCGGCATACTATGCTCACCTCGCGGCTTTTCGAGCTCGGTTCTACATGGAACCGGATACCTCCGATGGTGGCTCGGTCGCGAGCGGTGCCACGACAAGCCGTGCCCCTCCTGGTGCACGCGGCGGCAGTAGAGCTGCAGGGAATGTTGCTGTTAAGCCTCTGCCTGAGCTCAAGGAAAACGTGAAGCGTGTCATGTTTTACTGCTGA